A region of Streptomyces sp. R44 DNA encodes the following proteins:
- a CDS encoding SurA N-terminal domain-containing protein has translation MHRRTALTVSAALLAAAPLLTACGSDAHPGAAAVVGGERIEVSSLQAQVADVRAAQAASPQSAQLVAATGDLSRRKLNVMIFDRVVDRVARDQGVTATRAELQQTRASFVRQAGGEDQLAAVLLQEQGVAPDQIDAFVRRNVLMNKIATKLGANDDAAGQKKLTDVFSAASKALAVDVNPRFGRWDDAQVRLSDTTTPWLRQISQDPAAVPGVA, from the coding sequence TTGCACCGCCGCACTGCGCTCACCGTGTCCGCCGCCCTGCTCGCCGCGGCCCCGCTGCTCACCGCCTGCGGCAGTGACGCCCATCCAGGAGCTGCGGCCGTCGTCGGCGGCGAACGGATCGAGGTCTCCAGCCTGCAGGCCCAGGTCGCGGACGTCCGGGCCGCGCAGGCGGCCTCGCCGCAGTCCGCCCAGCTGGTCGCCGCCACCGGCGACCTCAGCCGCCGCAAACTCAACGTCATGATCTTCGACCGGGTCGTCGACAGGGTCGCCCGGGACCAGGGCGTCACCGCCACCCGCGCCGAACTCCAGCAGACCCGGGCCTCCTTCGTCCGCCAGGCCGGCGGCGAGGACCAGCTCGCGGCCGTCCTCCTCCAGGAGCAGGGCGTGGCGCCCGACCAGATCGACGCCTTCGTCCGCCGCAACGTCCTCATGAACAAGATCGCGACGAAGCTCGGAGCCAACGACGACGCGGCGGGCCAGAAGAAGCTGACGGACGTCTTCTCGGCCGCCTCCAAGGCCCTCGCCGTCGACGTGAACCCGCGCTTCGGCCGCTGGGACGACGCCCAGGTCCGCCTCTCCGACACCACGACGCCCTGGCTCCGCCAGATCAGCCAGGACCCGGCCGCCGTCC